One Vitis vinifera cultivar Pinot Noir 40024 chromosome 15, ASM3070453v1 genomic window, CTTAAATAAAATCACATTTCATCCTCACATCCAATGAAATaagattttgtttaaaaaagaaaaaaaaacatttatccttttattattatttttatatttattttaataatatatatatatatatatatattgttacaCCACTTGTTACATATGAAAATCTCACACTTCATTTTGAAGgattattaagaaataatgacttgacttttttattgattagaaataaatatataaacataaaattGGACATTACCGTGAGTTACCCAAAtgcaaaaaaataggaaacaattataaaattaggaaattaaaaaaaaatagaaaacaatcctaaaattagaaaattacaaaaaaaaaaaaaaaggaaagatattacatctaattacaagaattaaaattgaaagaaaagtgAATTCTCTAATACCTTCCAAACAAAGTGAAACTCCCTCGTATCAAACCTAGTTGGACTACAACTAGGGTTTTGTCCTTCATTCCTATATATACCATGCATTATCGACTCTTTATTTTTCCTCATATCTTAAACCCAAATCGTTCgtctttctttctcttccccTCCACAACTAGCATAATGGCTTTGCCCTCAAATTCAGGCTGGGCATCACTTCTCAAAAATCTTCTTGATATAATTTGGTGCCTATGGCGGACTGTATCAGATTCGTGCCGTTTGCAAGGAGTGGCAATGTGTagcaattgaaaattttcagcaAGTGCGCACTAACCACAAACATGACCGTCCTCACCAACAACAGGTCCCATTGCTGATGGTTCCCACAGACAATAGCACGGATAGGCGTTGTTTATATGATGTCACACGAAAAAGTCTCTGCGAGTTTCAGTATTACAATATAAGGTGTGGCGGATGTTCTCATGGTTGGTTGATTCTGGTGGAAGAGTCCTTTGAGGTAACCCTCTTCAACCCATTCTCTGGAAAAGCCATTCATCTTCCGCCTCTCAAAAGATTAGTATTTGAAAAACGTTATCGggatgaatttgatgaaatgtCAGCTCTTCCTCATCTTCAAATGGTTGAATACGAAAAGCGAATGCGAGAAGAATGTGATGAAGATGAAATAGAACTTGAAGGACATAACcaagaggaagaagaggaagaagagggCGAAGGAGAAATTGAACAAGTTGAAGGAGATGCGGATTTTAAGGCTGAAAGATTGCACCAGAGCGACTATTCAATAGTAAGGGGTGTATTATCATCCGATCCTGATGTGAACATGAATGATTATGTACTCATGGTAATATATGGTTCGCAGGAAAGACTAGCACTCATCAAATCAGGTGATAAACATTGGACTTACATTGACAAAAATGTTTGCGGTTTCTTTAAAAGCACCTATTCCAAATGTATGGTGTTCCCTGACAGAGGGTTATGGCATTGGAAAGATATCATTTGTAGCAATGGGTTATTCTATGTATTAGACCACCTCGGTGTGCTTTTATCTTGTGACGTGAGTAgcaatttgaaattgaaaaggTTTACTGAACTTGATACCGATACTCTCCACCGGAATGCCCGTCACAAAACATATTTGGTAGAATCTCCCGAAGGAGATCTCTTACGAGTTATAAAGATAggtgatgatgaagatgatagTATGACCACCATTGGATTCATGATTTATAAGTTAGTAGATTCTTTAGAGAATCCAAAATGGAGCAGGGTTCGTAGCTTGGGCGATGTTTCCTTATTTTTGGGAGACAACCATTCAACTTCTGTCAGAGCTTCTGATTTTACAGGATGTCAGCCAAATTCCATATTCTTTTGTGATGATTACTTCGAGTACTATTATTTACGTGGAGGCCCTACTGACATCGGTGTGTGTGATTTACATGATGGAACGATTAGAAGACATTATTCACTCCATTCTTCCCAGAAGTTGATGCCACCCCCGCTTTGGATTTTGCCTAAGTTTGTATGTAGCCATATTTCTTCTTGAAAGTAAATACATTACTTATATTactttgtaatttattttttcaattacgtaatccttttcctttttttcttcacttcaaTATAGTAATAatgatgtttaaaaattataaaccagtaattatacttttttgttaaaatattataagtcacaataaaaaacaaaatagtatAAGAATACATAGATTTATGTTGAAagccaaaaagggaaaaaccacGAAGAAAATTCACTATATCaaaaatagatacaaaaaaggaAGAGATATAAACCACTAAAGCAATCACGAAAAAAATTCACTATATCAAAAATAGATACAAAAGGAAGAGATATGAACCACGGGAAAAAATCACGAAGAAAATTCACTATATCAAAAATATAGATACGAAGGACTACCACATAGAACTCATACTCATAATTTTAGTAATTCAGATAACCAAACTCTAACAATAGCCAACATcttgttatataaaaaaaatccatttttttttttttggatttaattaGATTATCTTTGAAttgacttagaaaaaaaaacattattaattcattgaaaattaatgaaaatatttaataataaatcatgctcttaaaaattttaaataaaaattgaaacttatTGTGTATGTTgtattgaatatatttttataatataactTTTTATGTCCTTCTAATAAATGcctaaatttttattctaaaaaaataaataaaaggttaTTTGCATAAAACCACATCAACCCACTAGACACAAATCAGCCTCCATAACACCCCAAAATAAGTTTtaggggcaaaatagtaaattacaaattataatccctttaatttattttttcaattccgtaatcattttcctttttttcttcacttcaatatattaataatgatgtttaaaaattataatccaataattatactttttgttaaaatataaataatcatAATCATGGCTTGCTGCATCAGAATCCaagtttttctcttttctatcaCATGAGAAGCATGAGAGGTGTATTCTTTTCCCATCACGGAAAAATGTCTTTCTTCACCATCTCACTGCACAAATCTCCCAAACAGTCCCTTCATTTTCTGGGCAATCATCTCCAGGAAAAGCAGCAAACACCACCCATGGAAAACGCATGATCCTTATGCAATTTCACACTCCACTGAACAtcccctctatatatatatatatatatatatatatatatatatccttgtCTCAGTGCCATATCCAAGCTCAGGACTTGGACTTTGATCATCATATCTCTTttctcaatttgttttcattaacTAACTCACCTGCACATCAGCCATGAGTCGAGTACTGGGGTCTCTGATCATAGTGTTGTTAGTTTGGAGCTCAGCCATGGCTGAGCCTTCATGTCCGAGGGTGATTCGGGAGGTTGCCCCCTGCCTTTCATTCTTTCAGGATGACGGTCCTGCCAAGCCATCTAAGCGTTGTTGCGAAGGTGTTACGGAGGTAAATGGAATGGCGAAAACCAAAAAAGATCGGGTCGCCATTTGTGAGTGCCTTAAGCAGACACTGAATTATATTGATTACGACCCCAAGCGCATTCCTCTTCTCGGCAAACAATGTGGGTTGACCATCGATCTGCCTCCTACCGGTCAAAATACAAACTGTAGCCAGTAAAATCTCTCCCTTTCCCTCTCCCTCTATTTTTCCATTTGCGTATATATAAGCATGGCATGAAGATACAAattaatctctctctctctctctctctctctccctctctccctctctccctctctccctctccctctccctctctctctttctctctctctctctctcgctctctctctccctctccctctccctctccctctccctctatTTTTCCATTTGCGTATATATAAGCATGACATGAAGATACaaatttatctctctctctctccccctctccctctccctctccctctatTTTTCCAATTTGCGTATATATAAGCATGGCGTGAAGATACAAattaatctctctctctctctctcccttccaTTTGCATATATGCATGGCATGAAAGATTCtaattaatcttttattttctgaTGCAGGGTGGCTTATTAAGTATGGGCATACCTCCAACTACAAAATAAATGCCTTCTCTTATATTTGTCCTACAAAATTAAGCTTATTATGAGGGAATAATGTAACTTCATATGTATGGTTGTATGAAGGTATACATACCTTCtggttaataatattttcttcaagactTGGAATTTTAGATTTACAtcctaattataaaatatatcttattgAGGTATGAAGAGTTTGTGATAtcggtataaaaaaaaattcatatgatATAATGTTTTTCATGCAATCATTACTATAGCCAATATTTTTACCAACTTTAACCATTATCAATACTTTTATTTCTGCTTCACTAAGCGTATGAGCATGTGTAGAGGAATATTCtacttttatataataaaaaattaattttaatataaaaataaaaagatatgtaATATCCCGTATTAAATAAGGGAGAAAGAAAATTTCTGATattatatgagttttttttaatcttatatatgcattttaaaatcataaagacTCCTTTGAACTTGGGAGCGGATAATAATTGCACGATTAGGTGTAgatcattacaaatggtatcaaaatcGATTTCGAACCTTAGTATAAGAGGCAATTTCATGAGACACAACAAGGATGTTGTGTCAATATGAGGGGGTGTTTATGGTATTTGACATTGGATAGGGAGGAAAGTACATAGGATACAACAATGACGTTGTATTAATTCctgacactatataagtatgagtTTTCTTAACTCTATAAGTCCGTTTTATAGTCATGATAGCCTCTTTGAGTCCAAAACGGATAATATCATCTACACGATCATTATAATGTACATccaaacaaaactaaataaattatataattgacTCATTTGAGACAAGaatatttataacattattaaaaataaaaatcaaaacaatgaaaacatatgttgttctaaaaaaataacttgttttcaaaacaaattttcaaagaattattttctattaaaaatttgtaaaatttattttttaaaattaaaaaactattttctcttctaaacaatagaaaactattttgaacAATAATTTACGATCAAAGAAATTTTCCTCTTATATGACATTTCATGTATGCTTATTGgcattattactattttttatgaGAATAAGGTTAATTTCACTCAGTATCCTCAAGTTTAGGCTATATATACCTTATTTCCtttagtttaaaatttcatcaaaaacCTACTAATAAAAATGGTAAAGGAGgtttttgatgaaatttcatgTTATTAAACCCAAATTTCAGGAGAGGTGAATGAATAACCCCAAGAGAATATGATTTTGACCcgaaaatttatcaaaacttTGATATAATATGAGTTACCAATTTTACTGAAAGCTTCAATCCTCTGTAGCATCCCATTCAATGTTTCCATAAGTACCTTTGAAAAGCTTAGAAAGCAAAACTATTGTTAAAAGCACTGCCTATGAATACACAGCACCAATCCAGTTCTGTTCAAAATGGCAGTAATTCCAGCTGCAAAATGGGCATTCAAAGGGGGAAATGATGGGTTTTGTGAATAGACTTTTCAGGGGGGTTCTAATAAGCTCATCAACACTAGTggtatttcttaaaaaaattaagagcatTTATATCATACTTGTATATCGCATACGGCAAACCCATCTATCACAATTAGCACTACTTTTGCTAAATTACATGATTATGAGCATCTCCTTTGGTAAGTAAAATAGTTAAGATTAGAACTCACAAGCTTCAGATGGTAAGCTGGGGATCACGTGGCTTAGGAGGCAGCGCGAACCATGATCTTTGTGGCAATCTGGCTCTGCTACCACCATTGCGCCTCAAGATTCGTAACATATTGGCAGCAAACCTCGATGCATAATTAGTGGCGCCCAAGGTTGTAGAGGTGCCTACTGCTTTCGACAAAGCATCTCGCAACCTGTCTTCTGCCTCCTGTAAGGCCTTATTTTGCTTCCTCTTCTGGTAACGCCACCAAGCTACTTGTATAAAACAGGCAGCCCATGTCCTCCACTTCTGTGACCACAACCTGAAAGTAGGAGATTTCAAGCACATCTATCAGGGAGCTGCATCAGTTATTAATAGTGAAACCATGGCTGCTTATGTAGAAATGAATATAGAAATGAAACGATTTTGATTGCCCAAGAGACTCCGGTTTGCTTTTTGAATACACTCAAGGCAATATCATGTAATTTGATGAAAAACAAGAGCATTCCTTTGCTGAGTACTAGCCAGAGAGTTTTCTATTGAACGTGCCTGAGACTCTGCACAAGCTGCTTTCTGGGAAGAGGATGCGAGAAGTGATAGGAGATCAGAGACTTCAAGTCATGAGCCGTTAGAGCAGAGGCTTCAACCTCTGTTACGGCACTTATGGTTCTGGTTGAGATGGGGTGAAATGGAGAGGACTGGGACTCCAAGGCCCATGGAAGAAGCTCTTCTCCATAGAAATCACCAGCCTCAAGATAAATTAAGTTGAGGAAGCCAGTTCTTCCACCATCTGTGCTTATGCTTCTTAGTTTGCCTCGCACGATAAAGAGCATTTCATCAATTGGATCCCCCTCACGGACAATGTAGCTACCTTCTGTATAAAGAACTGGCTTGAGGCGATCACAAATTGCATCCAACAGTAGCTCATCAAATCTTTCAAACACTGGcatctaataaataaatcaagtgGCATCATAGCTAAAACTCAGACAAATATTAATTGAGTAGCTTTTGAAATATATCGAGAATACACATGAACAAATATATGCATAGACAAAATTTAGGAATGCACTTACTCTCATAAGTAGAGCCAAACGGAGATGCCGCTTTATGTCTCTTCGGAGGTCCTTCGGAAGGTCATTGATAAGCCCATTTTCGTCAACACCCTtggtttttttccatttgtactGTCTATACTGCCTAATCCGAATCCTCAGGTGCTCAGGAAGGATGCGGTGGGACATCCACAGCTCagtgtttttccttttctctctttcctcTTCAATTCTAGCAGCTATGGATTGCAGATTTTGCAGATATTTCTGTAGCAGTACAAGAAACATGGACTAATGATCTTAACAGAACTCATCCAATCCAGGAATATGACAGATTTAGCTGGCAGGATTCATGGGAAGATGTGAATTGGCTCAAGCAGAAGGAGCTTGAGCAAAGAAAGAGGTATATGCACATTCTGTACCATGTAAATATCTCATTATCTCAAATGATTACATACAAAGATGAAACTGTGAAGATGCAGAATATGAATTCAGTACTTACCTGCATATTGCCAACaagtaatgaaaataatatcaatCCAAATATGGAAATAAAGACAGCAAACAGAACCTCTCCAATGAAAGGGCTTGTATCAAGGTTTGAACCCAGAGAactgtaaaataaaaatagacaaCAAAAACTATCAAACATTAATTATAATGTTGGAAATGGCACCTGTAGTTATTCACCTGAGGAAAACAAAATAGATTATGAAACTCATGTATATGTACAAACCTAATATTTCGCAGACCCCACCAAAAGCAATAAGAAAACTTATATGGAAAATCTCTTGTTTCCACAACCCGAGACTGAAGAGCCTTAATGAATATTCCAAAGTTAAAAACTGTGGAATTTTCAATTCCATCTGGTTCACTAAGAGGGCAAGAAGCATTTAGTAATGCATATCGCTCAGCAAGGTCATTGTGTATTCGGTCTCCTCCACAATATAAATATGAACAACTCACATTATGTGCCCCACACCAATTACGCCAACACTGATCTTGCCTCTCTATAGACAGCAAGTACCAAAAGGCTCCAACCACCTAGAACATCAGATTGATTCAATGATCATAAAATCACAAAGAAACAATCACTAGAAATGGAACTAATAACTTCCCCGAAGgtttaagtttttaacaaaCTAAACAACAATATATAGCAAGCTTACAAAGGGCTAGCCACTAGCATATAGAAATAAGgtttaaaacaaacaaatttaaacTCACATGACTGGCTAGCATATAGAAGAAGAGATTGATAGCAGCACCAGCCCATGCCGTTTCAATAAGTATGCCAGAAGTTGTAGTTACTTCTTTATATAGTGGGTAGATCCGCACAAGTCTTGGCACTAATTGGGAGAGAATAACAAACTTCAAGAAGTCCTTCCTAATGAATGAAACTGGACTTTTCAATTGTGGGTTGACAATAAAAACTGCTACCTGAACAGATTAAGCAGAGCACATTGAACTGCTAAGCTATCATTTGCAAAGTAAGCATGTATGagtgaaaattaagaaaataattattatatatataaccttTCTTTCGCTTCCCTTTGTTCATGATCCAATGGCTGGAAAATGGCACATACCTGTGGGAGGGGTAAAATTGATAGAATGTCGATGACGAAGTAGGGCAAGTATCTTTTCGCTATAACTGAAGAATCATCAATTAATACACCATCTCCAAATACTCGAGAAGAAGGGGCAACAAAACCAGTGCGGAACTGAAAGATAATATGAAGGATGTAGAAGACATCGATGAGTGTACGAAGAACACAAGCAACAATCTGCAATCGGTCATCCAAATCTAGGCATGTACTATGACGATTAATAACAGGGgcataaaagaaaaatgcatcGAGGGAAATTGCAAGCACACAAGAGactagaaatattttattccatgtCTGAAGAAATGATCCCTCTGGATCAAGAATTGTCTTCCTGGACCATGGATTAACCAGCTTGAAATTCATCTCTTAAAGCTCAGTTGCTGTCCAATATAAAGAGTAAACTTGAGATTCACATATGCCTTACTTCCAGCTAGAATGTGCCAAAATGAAGGCCCTGCACAGTGCACACAACAACTTCAAACTGAAAATGACCTCACATAATCAAATGCACATCCAGGTAACAACACCATGGGCTAAACTATGAAACAACTAATAAGAGTAACATAGATAATATCATTAAATCAAGAAAATGCTAAAACACATCTTTGTGCAAAAAAGGACTAGAAATTAATATGgctaaatgaataaataaacaaataataacacCAAAATAATTCAGACACAACATCAAATATTTCCTGAATTTTGACTCTATAACATCCTCCTACAAACAAGCTCAACTCTTCAATCGTAAGTCTCAAATTTTGAAACCAAACATCAAAGGGTAACTGAGACTTAATGGATTTGGAGAGGTAGCAGGAGataatatgaaggaaaaatgcaaaaagatgAGGGTGTATATGGTTTTTTTCAAGGAGGGAAGATGCACATACACTGCCATTGCTTTGATCAACATTCCTCTCTTTCATCTAATAAACATGGTTTAACATACTACAGTCGTTTCTGTAGATAGCCATTGGAACCCCATCTTCAAACCTCCAAGATTCTCGTCCCCTTCATtcaaatatgtatatatagataGGCTCGGGCTTAGGCTCTAACTTTCCCTTCTTCATTTGAAAGTTAGGTAAGGTGGATTCGTCACTGTGCCACATAAGACGGGAAATTTATGTCAGCGCACAATATTTTATTCAATCCCTCACTGATCAAGCTTGATagcatttaattatttaaattaatttctacaggcattttgatattaataggagtcttaaattaaatcaaacacACCAATCTTCAGCCAAgcaccaaaataaaaaacaaatcacaAACAAACATAAACTCAAAAGCAAACAAATCTGCCATGTTTAATCCAAGATTCAGACAATGATGTTCTGTTTTTTGCTGCTAAAATGGCTTAGGCCTTCAGATTCCAAACCAAGATTTCAAATtgtgaaattttcttttattttcctactCAGTTCGCTAGACCCCAAGCAGAAAGAGAGTAAGCTTTACCACTGTAATTGATGAGGCCGATAAAGGCGCGACTGAGGAGTGAACGAAACGATGAACAAAGCGTTTCGTAGCAACGGGAATCAGACCGCTGCCGTGGCCGATCGGCAGTGGGCGGCGGCCATGACCATGGTATGGGAAGAGGGATTCGGGTTTGGGCCATGGCCGCACCCGCCGTGACAGGCGGTAATGAATGTGGCTCCGAAGGaaattagggttagggtttcatttttcaatttgtttccCCAAAATCAACTACCTCCTCGCAAATTGAATGAAATTCATTGTATTTTCAGTGAATAACTGATTAGAAATAGCAAtagaaatcaattttttgtttgtatGAAAATCAAGATTCCTTGTCTTTGAAGATACTGTGATTCAACGTGATCAACCCAAATCCTGATGGCCTAACCCACAGTCAGCCCAAACATGCACCGATGAGCTCATGTTCATCTATGTTAATGAATGGTAGACTTAATTTAAGTACTTCAAGTTGGAACATAGGTtaagttgaaaattaaaatagttattAATTCAAATCGGACTTGGGTTCATCACGAACCCGACCCGACCCGCTTGAGTTGCACCCGCTATAAAAATCACATGAAAAAACCAATGTAACTGGATAAATCCTTAGGAGCTGATGGATTTTACTTGAACTTTTAGGCCATGATGAAAATcatgaaacaaaaaacaaacagagCTTTACAGAAAATAGCAGGACTCTGCCCAACATATACTATACACAAAAACCTCTTACACTAAAGCTTCAAgtacaaattacaaacaaagcTTCCATAATCAACACAACTCTCAAAAGACTCACTTCATTACCAACCTGCCGAAGTAAAATCAGGATCAGTGGGCTTCTGAGGCATCAAAGGTGGTAGTCTCTGTGGCAATCGGGTTCTGCGTCCACCGTTACGCCGCAGGGCTCGTAGAAGTTTGGCAGCAAACCTTGATGCAAAGACAGTGGCACCGAGGCTTGGAGAGGCACCTACCTCTCTTGATAAAGCATCTTGCAGCCTCTCTTCCGCCTCCTGTAAAGCCTTGTCCTGCTTCCTCCTCCTGTAACGCTGCCAAGCAGCTTGTATAAAGCAGGCTCCCCATGTCCTCCACTGCTGGGAGTAGAACCTGAAAGCAAGCATATCCCGATTTTTCAGTTTTATGTATCAGTTATCAGCAGTAGTAGACAAgggaattttttgtttttgttttgaggCTTGCCTGAAAGTATACTGGAGCTGCTTGCTGTGGAGACGGTAGAAGAACTGGGAGGCAACGGTTATCAGGTCATTGGACATTAGACCAAAGGCTTCAACCTCAGTTATGGCCTTTACAGTTCTGGTTGAGATGGGGAGATTGGAAGAGGATTTGGACTCCAAGGCCCATGTGAGAAGCTCATCTCCACAGAAGTCACCAGCCTTGAGATAAGTTTCATTGAAGAAGCCAGTTCTTCCACCATTGGTGGTTATAGTCGACAGCTTGCCTCGCATGATGAAGAAGATCTCATCAACAGGATCCCCCTCACGGAGAATGGTGCTGTTTTCTGTATAAAGAACTGGCTTTAGGTGATCACACAGTGCATCCAACAGTTGGCTGTCCATTTTTTCGAACATTGGCACCTAAAGGGAAACAAAGGACTATAAGGCATTGTAGCTGAAATCTAAGACAAAAGTATAAAGGAGATTTAGAAATGAACTTACTCTCATTAGCAGATTCCAGCAGAGATGGCGCCTTACGTCTCTCCTGAGGTCCTTGGGAAGATCTGAAATAAGTTTATGCTCCTGGACACCTCTGGTTTCTTGCCATTTGTATTGTTCATACCGCCTAATCCGCACCCTCAGGGGGTCAGGGAGCAATCGATGAGCCATCCACTGCTCTGCATCCTGCCTTTTTACTCTCATCTCTTCGATT contains:
- the LOC100260175 gene encoding non-specific lipid-transfer protein; translated protein: MSRVLGSLIIVLLVWSSAMAEPSCPRVIREVAPCLSFFQDDGPAKPSKRCCEGVTEVNGMAKTKKDRVAICECLKQTLNYIDYDPKRIPLLGKQCGLTIDLPPTGQNTNCSQVAY
- the LOC100249901 gene encoding cyclic nucleotide-gated ion channel 1 isoform X1: MNFKLVNPWSRKTILDPEGSFLQTWNKIFLVSCVLAISLDAFFFYAPVINRHSTCLDLDDRLQIVACVLRTLIDVFYILHIIFQFRTGFVAPSSRVFGDGVLIDDSSVIAKRYLPYFVIDILSILPLPQVAVFIVNPQLKSPVSFIRKDFLKFVILSQLVPRLVRIYPLYKEVTTTSGILIETAWAGAAINLFFYMLASHVVGAFWYLLSIERQDQCWRNWCGAHNVSCSYLYCGGDRIHNDLAERYALLNASCPLSEPDGIENSTVFNFGIFIKALQSRVVETRDFPYKFSYCFWWGLRNISSLGSNLDTSPFIGEVLFAVFISIFGLILFSLLVGNMQKYLQNLQSIAARIEEEREKRKNTELWMSHRILPEHLRIRIRQYRQYKWKKTKGVDENGLINDLPKDLRRDIKRHLRLALLMRMPVFERFDELLLDAICDRLKPVLYTEGSYIVREGDPIDEMLFIVRGKLRSISTDGGRTGFLNLIYLEAGDFYGEELLPWALESQSSPFHPISTRTISAVTEVEASALTAHDLKSLISYHFSHPLPRKQLVQSLRLWSQKWRTWAACFIQVAWWRYQKRKQNKALQEAEDRLRDALSKAVGTSTTLGATNYASRFAANMLRILRRNGGSRARLPQRSWFALPPKPRDPQLTI
- the LOC100249901 gene encoding cyclic nucleotide-gated ion channel 1 isoform X2, producing MHFSFMPLLLIVIFRTGFVAPSSRVFGDGVLIDDSSVIAKRYLPYFVIDILSILPLPQVAVFIVNPQLKSPVSFIRKDFLKFVILSQLVPRLVRIYPLYKEVTTTSGILIETAWAGAAINLFFYMLASHVVGAFWYLLSIERQDQCWRNWCGAHNVSCSYLYCGGDRIHNDLAERYALLNASCPLSEPDGIENSTVFNFGIFIKALQSRVVETRDFPYKFSYCFWWGLRNISSLGSNLDTSPFIGEVLFAVFISIFGLILFSLLVGNMQKYLQNLQSIAARIEEEREKRKNTELWMSHRILPEHLRIRIRQYRQYKWKKTKGVDENGLINDLPKDLRRDIKRHLRLALLMRMPVFERFDELLLDAICDRLKPVLYTEGSYIVREGDPIDEMLFIVRGKLRSISTDGGRTGFLNLIYLEAGDFYGEELLPWALESQSSPFHPISTRTISAVTEVEASALTAHDLKSLISYHFSHPLPRKQLVQSLRLWSQKWRTWAACFIQVAWWRYQKRKQNKALQEAEDRLRDALSKAVGTSTTLGATNYASRFAANMLRILRRNGGSRARLPQRSWFALPPKPRDPQLTI
- the LOC104881955 gene encoding putative F-box protein At5g55150, which translates into the protein MVPTDNSTDRRCLYDVTRKSLCEFQYYNIRCGGCSHGWLILVEESFEVTLFNPFSGKAIHLPPLKRLVFEKRYRDEFDEMSALPHLQMVEYEKRMREECDEDEIELEGHNQEEEEEEEGEGEIEQVEGDADFKAERLHQSDYSIVRGVLSSDPDVNMNDYVLMVIYGSQERLALIKSGDKHWTYIDKNVCGFFKSTYSKCMVFPDRGLWHWKDIICSNGLFYVLDHLGVLLSCDVSSNLKLKRFTELDTDTLHRNARHKTYLVESPEGDLLRVIKIGDDEDDSMTTIGFMIYKLVDSLENPKWSRVRSLGDVSLFLGDNHSTSVRASDFTGCQPNSIFFCDDYFEYYYLRGGPTDIGVCDLHDGTIRRHYSLHSSQKLMPPPLWILPKFVCSHISS
- the LOC100249901 gene encoding cyclic nucleotide-gated ion channel 1 isoform X3; translated protein: MKERNVDQSNGSFRTGFVAPSSRVFGDGVLIDDSSVIAKRYLPYFVIDILSILPLPQVAVFIVNPQLKSPVSFIRKDFLKFVILSQLVPRLVRIYPLYKEVTTTSGILIETAWAGAAINLFFYMLASHVVGAFWYLLSIERQDQCWRNWCGAHNVSCSYLYCGGDRIHNDLAERYALLNASCPLSEPDGIENSTVFNFGIFIKALQSRVVETRDFPYKFSYCFWWGLRNISSLGSNLDTSPFIGEVLFAVFISIFGLILFSLLVGNMQKYLQNLQSIAARIEEEREKRKNTELWMSHRILPEHLRIRIRQYRQYKWKKTKGVDENGLINDLPKDLRRDIKRHLRLALLMRMPVFERFDELLLDAICDRLKPVLYTEGSYIVREGDPIDEMLFIVRGKLRSISTDGGRTGFLNLIYLEAGDFYGEELLPWALESQSSPFHPISTRTISAVTEVEASALTAHDLKSLISYHFSHPLPRKQLVQSLRLWSQKWRTWAACFIQVAWWRYQKRKQNKALQEAEDRLRDALSKAVGTSTTLGATNYASRFAANMLRILRRNGGSRARLPQRSWFALPPKPRDPQLTI